One Salvelinus namaycush isolate Seneca chromosome 29, SaNama_1.0, whole genome shotgun sequence genomic region harbors:
- the LOC120024055 gene encoding ralBP1-associated Eps domain-containing protein 1-like isoform X3 has translation MESLTLTDVEQKYYSDLFVYCDTDNTKKVASNGKVLDLFRAAQLPSEVVLQITELCGATRLGHFGRSQFYIALKLIAVAQSGLPLRVESLNSVKDLPLPRFVVAKNEQEARHTAMYPDLENQGPYQGVIPRPPGRGQVKKVSAHEVIQPCVPTVEPQPDTTSPVVSPHQSPPTSPHAWRKHKRQASGGNVERPPVVVAGAVWTPFREAQSGPVVAGDGMWSAHSPPPVQESWVSLKDTYPPSSSKMPPMRLSLVQENSSIRTVASVATANEIQRQSSSGYDDPWKITDEQRQYYINQFKTIQPDLNGFIPGSAAKEFFTKSKLPILELSHIWELSDFDKDGALTLDEFCAAFHLVVARKNGYDLPEKLPESLMPKLIDLDDSAEVPDQAPDVGYSGSPVEVTPNKSPMPSLNQTWPDLNQGNEDTAIVHPVPIRMTPSKIHMQEMELKRTGSDHTHPTSPLMAKPPELSEETSMKFVTANSGDGYSSSDSYTSDQDPITSVVTRQRSNSGTSPEGLKVVAAPPPPPPRPNASHSRSSSLDMNRNFAAHPTGPQQSGVVACPPAIPPRPLPTQTSGPHSGHRSDEGLAAHSTTSPQQIPEQPNFADFSQFQAFAASDQPSDDGEKHPESLPVEKSTEGAGPLRTVKTDNQEERAAATVNSAKGSIMAPPPKPVRRRLKSEDELQDEALPPKSNVIATVLATLPSIPRSVGKDKKAIQASIRRNKETNTVLARLNSELQQQLKDLLEERISLEVQLEQLRPFSHL, from the exons ATGGAAAGTTTAACGTTAACTGATGTGGAGCAGAAGTATTACTCTGATTTGTTCGTTTATTGCGATACGGACAACACCAAGAAAGTGGCTTCCAACGGCAAAGTTCTTGATCTTTTCCGGGCGGCCCAGCTACCCAGTGAGGTTGTCCTGCAG ATAACAGAGCTCTGTGGAGCCACTCGCCTGGGCCATTTTGGAAGGAGCCAGTTTTACATTGCACTGAAACTCATCGCTGTAGCCCAGTCTGGACTGCCTCTCCGGGTAGAGAGCCTCAATTCTG TCAAGGACTTGCCTCTGCCTCGCTTTGTTGTGGCCAAAAATGAGCAGGAGgccagacacacagccatgtacCCCGACTTGGAGAACCAGGGGCCTTACCAGGGTGTGATTCCACGACCCCCGGGCCGAGGGCAGGTCAAGAAGGTGTCTGCCCACGAGGTCATCCAGCCCTGTGTGCCCACAGTAGAACCACAG CCCGACACCACATCCCCAGTGGTATCTCCCCACCAGTCCCCTCCCACCTCGCCTCATGCCTGGAGAAAGCACAAACGGCAGGCCAGCGGGGGGAACGTAGAGAGACCTCCTGTGGTGGTGGCAGGTGCTGTCTGGACACCTTTCAGAGAAGCACAATCAG GACCTGTGGTGGCAGGTGATGGGATGTGGTCTGCACACTCACCTCCCCCCGTTCAGGAAAGCTGGGTCAGTTTGAAAGATACTTATCCCCCCTCCTCCAGCAAAATGCCACCAATGCGTCTCTCGCTGGTCCAG GAGAACTCTTCCATACGAACGGTTGCGTCTGTTGCTACAGCCAATGAAATCCAAAGACAGTCCAGTAGCGGTTATGACGACCCCTGGAAAATCACGGACGAGCAGAGACAGTATTACATCAATCAGTTCAAGACCATCCAGCCTGACCTCAACGGTTTCATTCCTG GTTCTGCCGCAAAAGAGTTTTTCACTAAATCAAAGCTACCTATTCTTGAACTGTCCCACATTTG GGAGCTTTCGGATTTTGATAAAGACGGGGCGTTGACACTGGATGAGTTCTGTGCTGCATTTCATCTGGTTGTTGCTAGGAAAAATGGCTATGACCTTCCCGAAAAGCTGCCAGAGAGTCTTATGCCAAAGCTTATTGACTTGGATGACTCCGCAG AGGTTCCAGACCAGGCCCCTGACGTCGGCTACTCGGGCTCCCCCGTGGAGGTGACCCCAAACAAGTCCCCCATGCCCTCACTCAACCAGACCTGGCCTGATCTCAACCAGGGCAACGAG GATACAGCTATTGTCCACCCTGTTCCCATCCGCATGACCCCAAGCAAGATCCATATGCAAGAGATGGAGCTGAAGAGAACCGGAAGTG ACCACACACATCCTACCAGTCCCCTGATGGCTAAACCACCTGAGCTCTCTGAAGAAACCTCTATGAAGTTTGTAACAGCTAACTCTG GTGATGGTTATAGCAGTTCAGATTCATATACTTCAGATCAAGACCCAATTACAAGTGTTGTAACAAGACAAAG GTCTAATTCTGGGACCTCTCCTGAAGGTCTAAAGGTGGTGGCTGCCCCCCCACCGCCCCCTCCCAGGCCCAACGCCTCCCACTCCCGCTCCTCCTCGCTAGACATGAACAGAAACTTTGCCGCTCACCCCACAGGGCCACAGCAATCTGGAGTTGTGGCCTGTCCTCCAGCCATACCTCCTAGACCGCTACCCACACAG ACCTCTGGTCCTCATAGTGGGCATCGCTCGGATGAGGGCCTGGCAGCTCACTCCACTACCTCGCCCCAGCAGATCCCAGAGCAGCCCAACTTCGCTGACTTCAGTCAGTTTCAGGCGTTCGCTGCCTCAGATCAGCCTAGTGACGACGGGGAGAAGCACCCAGAGAGTCTGCCA GTAGAGAAGTCTACAGAAGGGGCTGGGCCTTTGAGAACTGTGAAGACTGACAACCAGGAAGAGAGAGCTGCAGCTACTGTGAACTCT GCCAAAGGGTCCATCATGGCCCCCCCACCCAAACCTGTCCGCCGGAGACTGAAATCCGAGGACGAGCTACAGGATGAGGCCCTCCCCCCGAAGTCTAACGTCATAGCCACTGTTCTAGCTACACTGCCATCCATTCCCAG GTCTGTTGGTAAGGATAAAAAAGCAATTCAAGCCTCTATCAGAAGAAACAAGGAAACCAACACAGTTTTGGCCAGACTCAACAGTGAATTACAGCAACAGCTAAAG GACTTACTAGAAGAGAGGATATCTTTGGAGGTTCAACTGGAACAGCTCAGACCATTTTCCCAtttgtaa
- the LOC120024055 gene encoding ralBP1-associated Eps domain-containing protein 1-like isoform X1 produces the protein MESLTLTDVEQKYYSDLFVYCDTDNTKKVASNGKVLDLFRAAQLPSEVVLQITELCGATRLGHFGRSQFYIALKLIAVAQSGLPLRVESLNSVKDLPLPRFVVAKNEQEARHTAMYPDLENQGPYQGVIPRPPGRGQVKKVSAHEVIQPCVPTVEPQPDTTSPVVSPHQSPPTSPHAWRKHKRQASGGNVERPPVVVAGAVWTPFREAQSGPVVAGDGMWSAHSPPPVQESWVSLKDTYPPSSSKMPPMRLSLVQENSSIRTVASVATANEIQRQSSSGYDDPWKITDEQRQYYINQFKTIQPDLNGFIPGSAAKEFFTKSKLPILELSHIWELSDFDKDGALTLDEFCAAFHLVVARKNGYDLPEKLPESLMPKLIDLDDSAEVPDQAPDVGYSGSPVEVTPNKSPMPSLNQTWPDLNQGNEQWETFSERSSSSQTLTQFDSNIAPADPDTAIVHPVPIRMTPSKIHMQEMELKRTGSDHTHPTSPLMAKPPELSEETSMKFVTANSGDGYSSSDSYTSDQDPITSVVTRQRSNSGTSPEGLKVVAAPPPPPPRPNASHSRSSSLDMNRNFAAHPTGPQQSGVVACPPAIPPRPLPTQTSGPHSGHRSDEGLAAHSTTSPQQIPEQPNFADFSQFQAFAASDQPSDDGEKHPESLPVEKSTEGAGPLRTVKTDNQEERAAATVNSAKGSIMAPPPKPVRRRLKSEDELQDEALPPKSNVIATVLATLPSIPRSVGKDKKAIQASIRRNKETNTVLARLNSELQQQLKDLLEERISLEVQLEQLRPFSHL, from the exons ATGGAAAGTTTAACGTTAACTGATGTGGAGCAGAAGTATTACTCTGATTTGTTCGTTTATTGCGATACGGACAACACCAAGAAAGTGGCTTCCAACGGCAAAGTTCTTGATCTTTTCCGGGCGGCCCAGCTACCCAGTGAGGTTGTCCTGCAG ATAACAGAGCTCTGTGGAGCCACTCGCCTGGGCCATTTTGGAAGGAGCCAGTTTTACATTGCACTGAAACTCATCGCTGTAGCCCAGTCTGGACTGCCTCTCCGGGTAGAGAGCCTCAATTCTG TCAAGGACTTGCCTCTGCCTCGCTTTGTTGTGGCCAAAAATGAGCAGGAGgccagacacacagccatgtacCCCGACTTGGAGAACCAGGGGCCTTACCAGGGTGTGATTCCACGACCCCCGGGCCGAGGGCAGGTCAAGAAGGTGTCTGCCCACGAGGTCATCCAGCCCTGTGTGCCCACAGTAGAACCACAG CCCGACACCACATCCCCAGTGGTATCTCCCCACCAGTCCCCTCCCACCTCGCCTCATGCCTGGAGAAAGCACAAACGGCAGGCCAGCGGGGGGAACGTAGAGAGACCTCCTGTGGTGGTGGCAGGTGCTGTCTGGACACCTTTCAGAGAAGCACAATCAG GACCTGTGGTGGCAGGTGATGGGATGTGGTCTGCACACTCACCTCCCCCCGTTCAGGAAAGCTGGGTCAGTTTGAAAGATACTTATCCCCCCTCCTCCAGCAAAATGCCACCAATGCGTCTCTCGCTGGTCCAG GAGAACTCTTCCATACGAACGGTTGCGTCTGTTGCTACAGCCAATGAAATCCAAAGACAGTCCAGTAGCGGTTATGACGACCCCTGGAAAATCACGGACGAGCAGAGACAGTATTACATCAATCAGTTCAAGACCATCCAGCCTGACCTCAACGGTTTCATTCCTG GTTCTGCCGCAAAAGAGTTTTTCACTAAATCAAAGCTACCTATTCTTGAACTGTCCCACATTTG GGAGCTTTCGGATTTTGATAAAGACGGGGCGTTGACACTGGATGAGTTCTGTGCTGCATTTCATCTGGTTGTTGCTAGGAAAAATGGCTATGACCTTCCCGAAAAGCTGCCAGAGAGTCTTATGCCAAAGCTTATTGACTTGGATGACTCCGCAG AGGTTCCAGACCAGGCCCCTGACGTCGGCTACTCGGGCTCCCCCGTGGAGGTGACCCCAAACAAGTCCCCCATGCCCTCACTCAACCAGACCTGGCCTGATCTCAACCAGGGCAACGAG CAGTGGGAGACTTTTAGTGAACGCTCCTCCAGCTCACAAACTCTGACCCAATTTGATTCTAACATTGCACCAGCTGACCCT GATACAGCTATTGTCCACCCTGTTCCCATCCGCATGACCCCAAGCAAGATCCATATGCAAGAGATGGAGCTGAAGAGAACCGGAAGTG ACCACACACATCCTACCAGTCCCCTGATGGCTAAACCACCTGAGCTCTCTGAAGAAACCTCTATGAAGTTTGTAACAGCTAACTCTG GTGATGGTTATAGCAGTTCAGATTCATATACTTCAGATCAAGACCCAATTACAAGTGTTGTAACAAGACAAAG GTCTAATTCTGGGACCTCTCCTGAAGGTCTAAAGGTGGTGGCTGCCCCCCCACCGCCCCCTCCCAGGCCCAACGCCTCCCACTCCCGCTCCTCCTCGCTAGACATGAACAGAAACTTTGCCGCTCACCCCACAGGGCCACAGCAATCTGGAGTTGTGGCCTGTCCTCCAGCCATACCTCCTAGACCGCTACCCACACAG ACCTCTGGTCCTCATAGTGGGCATCGCTCGGATGAGGGCCTGGCAGCTCACTCCACTACCTCGCCCCAGCAGATCCCAGAGCAGCCCAACTTCGCTGACTTCAGTCAGTTTCAGGCGTTCGCTGCCTCAGATCAGCCTAGTGACGACGGGGAGAAGCACCCAGAGAGTCTGCCA GTAGAGAAGTCTACAGAAGGGGCTGGGCCTTTGAGAACTGTGAAGACTGACAACCAGGAAGAGAGAGCTGCAGCTACTGTGAACTCT GCCAAAGGGTCCATCATGGCCCCCCCACCCAAACCTGTCCGCCGGAGACTGAAATCCGAGGACGAGCTACAGGATGAGGCCCTCCCCCCGAAGTCTAACGTCATAGCCACTGTTCTAGCTACACTGCCATCCATTCCCAG GTCTGTTGGTAAGGATAAAAAAGCAATTCAAGCCTCTATCAGAAGAAACAAGGAAACCAACACAGTTTTGGCCAGACTCAACAGTGAATTACAGCAACAGCTAAAG GACTTACTAGAAGAGAGGATATCTTTGGAGGTTCAACTGGAACAGCTCAGACCATTTTCCCAtttgtaa
- the LOC120024055 gene encoding ralBP1-associated Eps domain-containing protein 1-like isoform X2 gives MESLTLTDVEQKYYSDLFVYCDTDNTKKVASNGKVLDLFRAAQLPSEVVLQITELCGATRLGHFGRSQFYIALKLIAVAQSGLPLRVESLNSVKDLPLPRFVVAKNEQEARHTAMYPDLENQGPYQGVIPRPPGRGQVKKVSAHEVIQPCVPTVEPQPDTTSPVVSPHQSPPTSPHAWRKHKRQASGGNVERPPVVVAGAVWTPFREAQSGPVVAGDGMWSAHSPPPVQESWENSSIRTVASVATANEIQRQSSSGYDDPWKITDEQRQYYINQFKTIQPDLNGFIPGSAAKEFFTKSKLPILELSHIWELSDFDKDGALTLDEFCAAFHLVVARKNGYDLPEKLPESLMPKLIDLDDSAEVPDQAPDVGYSGSPVEVTPNKSPMPSLNQTWPDLNQGNEQWETFSERSSSSQTLTQFDSNIAPADPDTAIVHPVPIRMTPSKIHMQEMELKRTGSDHTHPTSPLMAKPPELSEETSMKFVTANSGDGYSSSDSYTSDQDPITSVVTRQRSNSGTSPEGLKVVAAPPPPPPRPNASHSRSSSLDMNRNFAAHPTGPQQSGVVACPPAIPPRPLPTQTSGPHSGHRSDEGLAAHSTTSPQQIPEQPNFADFSQFQAFAASDQPSDDGEKHPESLPVEKSTEGAGPLRTVKTDNQEERAAATVNSAKGSIMAPPPKPVRRRLKSEDELQDEALPPKSNVIATVLATLPSIPRSVGKDKKAIQASIRRNKETNTVLARLNSELQQQLKDLLEERISLEVQLEQLRPFSHL, from the exons ATGGAAAGTTTAACGTTAACTGATGTGGAGCAGAAGTATTACTCTGATTTGTTCGTTTATTGCGATACGGACAACACCAAGAAAGTGGCTTCCAACGGCAAAGTTCTTGATCTTTTCCGGGCGGCCCAGCTACCCAGTGAGGTTGTCCTGCAG ATAACAGAGCTCTGTGGAGCCACTCGCCTGGGCCATTTTGGAAGGAGCCAGTTTTACATTGCACTGAAACTCATCGCTGTAGCCCAGTCTGGACTGCCTCTCCGGGTAGAGAGCCTCAATTCTG TCAAGGACTTGCCTCTGCCTCGCTTTGTTGTGGCCAAAAATGAGCAGGAGgccagacacacagccatgtacCCCGACTTGGAGAACCAGGGGCCTTACCAGGGTGTGATTCCACGACCCCCGGGCCGAGGGCAGGTCAAGAAGGTGTCTGCCCACGAGGTCATCCAGCCCTGTGTGCCCACAGTAGAACCACAG CCCGACACCACATCCCCAGTGGTATCTCCCCACCAGTCCCCTCCCACCTCGCCTCATGCCTGGAGAAAGCACAAACGGCAGGCCAGCGGGGGGAACGTAGAGAGACCTCCTGTGGTGGTGGCAGGTGCTGTCTGGACACCTTTCAGAGAAGCACAATCAG GACCTGTGGTGGCAGGTGATGGGATGTGGTCTGCACACTCACCTCCCCCCGTTCAGGAAAGCTGG GAGAACTCTTCCATACGAACGGTTGCGTCTGTTGCTACAGCCAATGAAATCCAAAGACAGTCCAGTAGCGGTTATGACGACCCCTGGAAAATCACGGACGAGCAGAGACAGTATTACATCAATCAGTTCAAGACCATCCAGCCTGACCTCAACGGTTTCATTCCTG GTTCTGCCGCAAAAGAGTTTTTCACTAAATCAAAGCTACCTATTCTTGAACTGTCCCACATTTG GGAGCTTTCGGATTTTGATAAAGACGGGGCGTTGACACTGGATGAGTTCTGTGCTGCATTTCATCTGGTTGTTGCTAGGAAAAATGGCTATGACCTTCCCGAAAAGCTGCCAGAGAGTCTTATGCCAAAGCTTATTGACTTGGATGACTCCGCAG AGGTTCCAGACCAGGCCCCTGACGTCGGCTACTCGGGCTCCCCCGTGGAGGTGACCCCAAACAAGTCCCCCATGCCCTCACTCAACCAGACCTGGCCTGATCTCAACCAGGGCAACGAG CAGTGGGAGACTTTTAGTGAACGCTCCTCCAGCTCACAAACTCTGACCCAATTTGATTCTAACATTGCACCAGCTGACCCT GATACAGCTATTGTCCACCCTGTTCCCATCCGCATGACCCCAAGCAAGATCCATATGCAAGAGATGGAGCTGAAGAGAACCGGAAGTG ACCACACACATCCTACCAGTCCCCTGATGGCTAAACCACCTGAGCTCTCTGAAGAAACCTCTATGAAGTTTGTAACAGCTAACTCTG GTGATGGTTATAGCAGTTCAGATTCATATACTTCAGATCAAGACCCAATTACAAGTGTTGTAACAAGACAAAG GTCTAATTCTGGGACCTCTCCTGAAGGTCTAAAGGTGGTGGCTGCCCCCCCACCGCCCCCTCCCAGGCCCAACGCCTCCCACTCCCGCTCCTCCTCGCTAGACATGAACAGAAACTTTGCCGCTCACCCCACAGGGCCACAGCAATCTGGAGTTGTGGCCTGTCCTCCAGCCATACCTCCTAGACCGCTACCCACACAG ACCTCTGGTCCTCATAGTGGGCATCGCTCGGATGAGGGCCTGGCAGCTCACTCCACTACCTCGCCCCAGCAGATCCCAGAGCAGCCCAACTTCGCTGACTTCAGTCAGTTTCAGGCGTTCGCTGCCTCAGATCAGCCTAGTGACGACGGGGAGAAGCACCCAGAGAGTCTGCCA GTAGAGAAGTCTACAGAAGGGGCTGGGCCTTTGAGAACTGTGAAGACTGACAACCAGGAAGAGAGAGCTGCAGCTACTGTGAACTCT GCCAAAGGGTCCATCATGGCCCCCCCACCCAAACCTGTCCGCCGGAGACTGAAATCCGAGGACGAGCTACAGGATGAGGCCCTCCCCCCGAAGTCTAACGTCATAGCCACTGTTCTAGCTACACTGCCATCCATTCCCAG GTCTGTTGGTAAGGATAAAAAAGCAATTCAAGCCTCTATCAGAAGAAACAAGGAAACCAACACAGTTTTGGCCAGACTCAACAGTGAATTACAGCAACAGCTAAAG GACTTACTAGAAGAGAGGATATCTTTGGAGGTTCAACTGGAACAGCTCAGACCATTTTCCCAtttgtaa
- the LOC120024168 gene encoding clusterin-like isoform X2 produces the protein MMKVFGSIVGLALLLVSAQCLLPPSKDDLSQISLLGMKYLDKQIENAISGVKEMKTVMERSGEDHEKFLSALEKTTRQKEDALKAAQEMETKLSEEQEVCNGTMQSLWEECKPCLKNTCIKYYSRTCSSGAGLVGRQLEEVLNRTSPFSIWINGENMDVLEREDQEQSWRFQNLEERYSNVADGVDSIFIDSMRVFDHMRSLNPPMFPSPYRMPSIWGQGERANERAERAKAGEVHSRVVRSPLKDPDFHGFHNMFAPMMDMAWNIFGSMGPFMDADANFDINPSEEGSVNEDVVVTKPSGMTCREIRRNSAGCIKLRGECEKCVAIQDIDCSGKKPLTGPLKEELEQALAMAEKFTQEYNKQLRRFEEQMSNTSSLLDLFSKQFGWVSALANNTDTKDGIFKIETVMSKDTEDPEKPGDTNVSVQLFNTPAMTFSVPGDITWNDPKFSEVVAQEALDRYKQTTVVVK, from the exons ATGATGAAAGTCTTTGGGTCAATAGTGGGCCTTGCCCTGCTCCTTGTCTCTGCTCAGTGTCTGCTGCCTCCATCCAAGGACGATCTAAGCC AGATTTCCCTCCTTGGAATGAAGTACCTGGACAAGCAGATAGAAAATGCTATCAGTGGGGTGAAGGAGATGAAGACAGTGATGGAGAGGTCTGGAGAGGACCATGAGAAGTTCCTGAGTGCCCTGGAGAAAACTACAAGGCAAAAAGAG GATGCTCTGAAGGCAGCTCAGGAGATGGAGACGAAGCTGAGTGAGGAGCAGGAGGTGTGTAATGGCACCATGCAGTCTCTGTGGGAGGAGTGCAAGCCCTGCCTGAAGAACACCTGTATCAAGTACTACTCCAGGACCTGCAGCAGTGGCGCTGGACTAGTCGGCAGACAG CTGGAAGAGGTTCTGAACAGGACCTCTCCATTCTCCATCTGGATCAATGGGGAGAACATGGATGTTCTGGAGCGAGAGGACCAGGAGCAGAGCTGGAGGTTCCAGAACCTGGAGGAGCGCTACTCCAACGTGGCCGATGGGGTGGACAGCATCTTCATTGACAGCATGAGGGTGTTTGACCACATGCGCTCCCTCAACCCTCCCATGTTCCCCAGCCCCTACCGCATGCCCAGCATCTGGGGTCAGGGTGAGAGGGCcaatgagagagcagagagggcaaaGGCGGGCGAGGTGCATTCCCGTGTGGTCAGGTCCCCTCTGAAGGACCCAGACTTCCATGGGTTCCACAACATGTTCGCTCCCATGATGGACATGGCCTGGAATATCTTTGGCTCCATGGGGCCTTTCATGGACGCAGATGCTAACTTTGACATCAACCCCTCAGAGG AGGGGAGTGTGAATGAGGATGTTGTTGTGACAAAGCCTTCCGGTATGACCTGCAGAGAGATACGTCGCAATTCTGCTGGCTGCATTAAACTGCGAGGAGAGTGTGAAAAATGTGTAGCGATCCAGGATATTG ACTGCTCTGGGAAGAAGCCTCTGACTGGTCCTCTGAAGGAGGAGCTGGAGCAGGCCCTGGCCATGGCTGAGAAGTTCACCCAGGAGTACAACAAGCAGCTGAGGAGGTTTGAGGAGCAGATGTCTAACACATCCAGCCTGCTAGACCTGTTCAGCAAGCAGTTTGGCTGGGTGTCTGCCCTGGCCAACAATACCGACACCAAGGATGGAATCTTCAAGATCGAAACA GTCATGTCCAAGGACACGGAGGACCCTGAGAAACCAGGGGACACCAACGTGTCTGTGCAGCTGTTTAACACCCCCGCCATGACCTTCAGTGTGCCTGGAGACATTACCTGGAACGACCCGAAGTTCTCAGAGGTGGTGGCACAGGAGGCCCTTGACCGCTACAAACAGACAACAGT AGTGGTGAAGTAG
- the LOC120024168 gene encoding clusterin-like isoform X1: protein MMKVFGSIVGLALLLVSAQCLLPPSKDDLSQISLLGMKYLDKQIENAISGVKEMKTVMERSGEDHEKFLSALEKTTRQKEDALKAAQEMETKLSEEQEVCNGTMQSLWEECKPCLKNTCIKYYSRTCSSGAGLVGRQLEEVLNRTSPFSIWINGENMDVLEREDQEQSWRFQNLEERYSNVADGVDSIFIDSMRVFDHMRSLNPPMFPSPYRMPSIWGQGERANERAERAKAGEVHSRVVRSPLKDPDFHGFHNMFAPMMDMAWNIFGSMGPFMDADANFDINPSEEGSVNEDVVVTKPSGMTCREIRRNSAGCIKLRGECEKCVAIQDIDCSGKKPLTGPLKEELEQALAMAEKFTQEYNKQLRRFEEQMSNTSSLLDLFSKQFGWVSALANNTDTKDGIFKIETVRLHSLHGVSITKVMSKDTEDPEKPGDTNVSVQLFNTPAMTFSVPGDITWNDPKFSEVVAQEALDRYKQTTVVVK from the exons ATGATGAAAGTCTTTGGGTCAATAGTGGGCCTTGCCCTGCTCCTTGTCTCTGCTCAGTGTCTGCTGCCTCCATCCAAGGACGATCTAAGCC AGATTTCCCTCCTTGGAATGAAGTACCTGGACAAGCAGATAGAAAATGCTATCAGTGGGGTGAAGGAGATGAAGACAGTGATGGAGAGGTCTGGAGAGGACCATGAGAAGTTCCTGAGTGCCCTGGAGAAAACTACAAGGCAAAAAGAG GATGCTCTGAAGGCAGCTCAGGAGATGGAGACGAAGCTGAGTGAGGAGCAGGAGGTGTGTAATGGCACCATGCAGTCTCTGTGGGAGGAGTGCAAGCCCTGCCTGAAGAACACCTGTATCAAGTACTACTCCAGGACCTGCAGCAGTGGCGCTGGACTAGTCGGCAGACAG CTGGAAGAGGTTCTGAACAGGACCTCTCCATTCTCCATCTGGATCAATGGGGAGAACATGGATGTTCTGGAGCGAGAGGACCAGGAGCAGAGCTGGAGGTTCCAGAACCTGGAGGAGCGCTACTCCAACGTGGCCGATGGGGTGGACAGCATCTTCATTGACAGCATGAGGGTGTTTGACCACATGCGCTCCCTCAACCCTCCCATGTTCCCCAGCCCCTACCGCATGCCCAGCATCTGGGGTCAGGGTGAGAGGGCcaatgagagagcagagagggcaaaGGCGGGCGAGGTGCATTCCCGTGTGGTCAGGTCCCCTCTGAAGGACCCAGACTTCCATGGGTTCCACAACATGTTCGCTCCCATGATGGACATGGCCTGGAATATCTTTGGCTCCATGGGGCCTTTCATGGACGCAGATGCTAACTTTGACATCAACCCCTCAGAGG AGGGGAGTGTGAATGAGGATGTTGTTGTGACAAAGCCTTCCGGTATGACCTGCAGAGAGATACGTCGCAATTCTGCTGGCTGCATTAAACTGCGAGGAGAGTGTGAAAAATGTGTAGCGATCCAGGATATTG ACTGCTCTGGGAAGAAGCCTCTGACTGGTCCTCTGAAGGAGGAGCTGGAGCAGGCCCTGGCCATGGCTGAGAAGTTCACCCAGGAGTACAACAAGCAGCTGAGGAGGTTTGAGGAGCAGATGTCTAACACATCCAGCCTGCTAGACCTGTTCAGCAAGCAGTTTGGCTGGGTGTCTGCCCTGGCCAACAATACCGACACCAAGGATGGAATCTTCAAGATCGAAACAGTGAGACTCCATAGTCTGCATGGGGTTTCTATTACTAAA GTCATGTCCAAGGACACGGAGGACCCTGAGAAACCAGGGGACACCAACGTGTCTGTGCAGCTGTTTAACACCCCCGCCATGACCTTCAGTGTGCCTGGAGACATTACCTGGAACGACCCGAAGTTCTCAGAGGTGGTGGCACAGGAGGCCCTTGACCGCTACAAACAGACAACAGT AGTGGTGAAGTAG